Part of the Vigna unguiculata cultivar IT97K-499-35 chromosome 3, ASM411807v1, whole genome shotgun sequence genome, tgaattagttaattttgtgctcaaatttaatttaacttagttatatttaattaatgcaACTTCTTGTAAATTCAATCCCAGCCATAGTACTAAAATTGGATCCCACGTTAGTGAATAAAAgcaatcataatttaaattcaatttttgcTAAATTTTGTCCAACCGCTGCATGTGTAATATTGTAATTCGATCTTCATACACGTAAATAAACAAAgccataattaataatttgaaaataaataaaaataaaatgatattgaatCTAGTAGAAACTCATgttctatatatataaaaaaaaagccACACTCAAATATAATTAgcttcataattttattttatttttaaatgtagaaGAAAACTTCCccttcaataaaataaaacaccaaTATATACCAACTTTTTCTCAAGTAAATATAACTAACTTACTAAATTTTAACGGCAAAGGATTTGGTTTATATAACAACCTTTTTTTAACTAGTTATTTAATAGTCTTTTTACTATAAAGATCATATTTCACTATCATCAATTAAAGGATTaaatctacaaaaaaaaaaaagtgcacacattaaaaattatttgatatttcatcaattgattttatcttaatatacaaataatatatatttttaaatataatcaaataatatatatatatatatatatatatatatatatatatatatgcttaatttataaaaaaaaggctAACAATTATGATATTATGTTGGATGATTAGATTTATATAGTTATATGTAAAGACTTATGAGAGTGAAAAACATATGATTTGGTGTACACATCTGAAAAATATGGATCAAACATGATGAAAAGCAAATACATATATGATTTGGTGTTGATGAAGAGAAGATGAAGCTTTGAGAATTGGGATTCATGGATACCCCACTGCGATGCAGGTCTCCCAAAATACTTTATCTTCCAATTCATTCACAATAACTTCACCACCTTCATCTTCTAATCTTCCaacttcttcatcttcttcttcttcttcttctgcttgCCCTTTGTCACAGTTACATGACTCTGCATCATCATCCTTATCTCCACTTACACTACACAACACACCCTTGTCTTCAGAATCTGCACTATCCTCAATTACTGACAAACCTGACATCTTCACACTGCTATTCATTTCTTCTTCATACAAAACTTCTCTCTTCTTCTGtttaatttataatgttttttaagGATCATCTTTTTGCACTTtattcatggtattcatttcaTTGATGTCATTTCTTGTCAAACTATAAATTGTTGCCATTGGTTTTATTCCACATTGATGGTGGGTTTCAGGTCATTCTTCCACTTATTATTTGCATCAATTGAATAgtcttttaatttatacaaataagGTATATTAATTAAGATCGAGTAATACTGCAATTATAGAGTTgtttaattaagaaataaaattaagttttacaGGTGTCTCATAAGTTTTAAGtaaattttcttcattatatACAAAGTTAGCTGTCACGACAATTATTcaaatgataaaacaaaataagattGGAGTTGCAGAATTGCAGAAAGAGAAGATATTATGTGTGAGTGGGTGTTCACAATCAAGTGCAACACGTTATCaaagattatatataaatactcAAATAAGTGTGCACATGTAACAAATCTCAACACTATTATAGAGTATTGATGCATGTGGTTGCAAATCTTATTaggtctatatatatatatatatatatactgggCATTTCTGTTGAAGAGTCTGGTCCAAAGATTGactagttaaaatattttttcttatggATTCATACAATTACTTTGCTTATGACTTTCTATTACTGAAAATAAGAACcaaagttaagaaaataaaaggaaattatacaataataaatacacTCTAAATCACTATTACAACAAGAGTATTGGTTACACCGAGAATCATGGTGATAATATTTGAAAGATATGAAAGAAATAGTGCATGATTTTGTATTCTCATATGTATGTACTATAAGGCATATTAGGATTTGCCGACACTTGTTATATCACAGTTCACATCCAAGCATCTTACAAAGTGATGCCACTAATGGTGCTGTAACGTCAACACTGAATTAAAGCAGCAGGGAAATGTGAGGATTTCTTGCacacaatttaaaacaaattattaatattattattctttaccttttaatataatattgagtaatttacttatttaatataGATAATTAAGAGATATTTTAAAACCCCAAAAGGAACACACAAGCAACCCCTCACTCAAAGAATCCTCTCGATCTATGATATTgctttttatgataattattttaaaaagttgtatCTAGTCAGATAATTTTCTCAATTgatagaatattgatttgtacATTTACCGtactacaaaagaaaaaacaattatatttttttcggTAACGTGCTACAACTTGAAAATTTCTGTCCGAAACAGTGATCACAATAAATTGTCAAGCGTCATAACTCTCTAGTCCAACgcagtcaaccaaaataaaataactatcaGAAAATAATTTCCAATATCCTTTTCCTTTTCCATTTGCATCGCAGTGTTACGCTGTGAATTCCATGGGCAAGAACAAAACATTTGAacaaaacaaactaataacaGTAGAATACAAGGTCGCAATGTACTGCAACGAGTGTGAAAGAATCGTTGCCAAAACCATCATCAAGTGTAAAGGTTCACGATGTTCTGTctcttcatttatttaatttgttatacccttggattatattattaatatacaaCTCTGATTTTATTAGGAGTGGAAAAGTTCATCACCGACATGAACAAAAACCGGGTGGTGGTAACAGGTCGGATTGATCCCatgaaagtaaagaaaaaacttaagaAGAAAACGGGAAAGAGAGTGGAGATTGTGTGTAACAAGGATGAAGAAGAGGCAAAAGATGAATCGCATGAATCTGATAAACTTGTCGTAATGTATCAGTTCGCACTTGAAAATGATTGTTGCGTAGAGACCGAAGCCATGATGATATTCAGCGATGAGAATCCACATGCATGTGCACTAATGTAAAAGGGGTTATTCCAGATTTTCATTCCTTATTCTTTGATGTGTTGTTGTATCAGTAGGATCACCCTTTGACCCCAGAAAATTCTCCTAATTTTGTATTCATTCATCGAACTGAAAACAAGACATTatcttgaaaaagaaaaacttgatTTGTTTACTCACAGAAGCAGCTTTTTATCTTGAGGTTGTTGGCATTGAAGGATTGGCACACATGTGATGCATTTTATGGCTTGTCCTTCTCAAATGCTCAATTTACGCATGCAAACTTTTACCCGTGCTTTCTATTAAACTGAAAAGTCGCATCAAATTTGCACCAAACTCCAATAAGGGCTAAGCACCGCACATTCGTAGTGCGTTTCGTGAACCACATGGCATGATCAATTATTTTACGCATAATGCGGGATCTACTTGCCTTCTGCTTTTTATATTAGGTTTTAAGCATGAACCTTCTAATCTAATGCAAGTACATTACACGGCTGATCTTaactttctttaaatattatacCACATCTTTCTTTCATTACATGTTATGCGAGCACtacttaaattttacaaaactaaCACATTGTTTTATATTTCGTCTTATCTTTTGTTGAAATATCAGATATAGATCATAAATGTTTCTCACAAAACATTGTTCGTGACATGTGAATAATTTTAGCAGTTTTTACTCTGGTAGGCATTTCTACAATCATTGACAATGAGACTATGTATGGACCAATTTCCTCAGCAAAATCGCAATGATTGTTCCCTTCATCTTCGGCACAGATTTGAAGTTCAGTTTGGAACATATCAGAAAGGCTTTTTCTCTTGCACTATCTCAGAAAAGTTCGAGACTTTTCCTCTTTGTAATACTGTACTCTACACAGTGGCCCCACAGGCATGAGCACCAAACAGTAGTAAGCTCATACTTTAAAAGTGTAAACCAGAAGACGTGGAACACAATGAGGTGGTTGAGTGGGTAGATGTTATAGTATTATTGATCATTGATGACAACCTGCGATATTCACTTAAAATTTTCacaatattacacattttttcaTGTTAAACAAGGTGAATAATGTTGTGTTCTCTGTACATTGTATGAAGTGAAAAATTGAAGCCCTTCATTGTTGTTTTATGAGATGACCTCTAGTGCTTCTCTTGTTTGTCCAAGTATATTGAACACTGTTGCTGCTATGCTAGATGGTGTAAGACCGGCCATAAACAATTGGTCCGCAGGTGATCCATGGTCAATATAGCGATCCGGAAGGACTATTGGCCTCCACTGCAGAGGTGCCATGCAGAGTTCATGAGTTTATGGGAACTGGTAAAAGCTTCGTAGAAAATTCGAAGACGCAAAAAATGCTAGTAGCTATGGTTGGAAATGAAAAAACTTGCTTTGTTTCTTACCTTCAATTTGCCATCCAGAAGGCCATCAAGGGCCATGAACTGAGCAACGTGAGAACCAAATCCTCCAATAGATCCTTCTTCTACTGTGATCAAAACCTCATGTGATTTTGCCAGCCTGCGAATCAGTGAACAATCCAGTGGCTTACAGAAGCGTGCATCAGCAACTGTTAAGCGCAAGCCATGACGTTCAACCAATGAAGCAGCAGCCAAACAGTTTTGAACAGCCGATCCATAGCCCAAAAGAGCCACTCTTTCCCCTTCTATCAGTACCCTTCCTTTCCCAATCTGAtacaatatcataataaaaacatcATATGGATTTGCAAAACTTTTCCTAATACTCTCCATGAGGATATGTATGGGGATAAAGTTCTAAACTTTACCTCAAGGGGAGTTCCTTTATTTCCGGTTGGTAGTTCAGCACCAATGCCATTTCCCCTTGGGTATCGGAAACAACTAGGTCGGTCATTGATTGCTGCTGCAGTGGCAACCATGTGGAAAAGTTCGGCTTCATCAGAAGGAGCCATGACCACCATGTTAGGGAGGCATGCCATAAATGTGACATCAAAGGAACCACAATGTGTGGGACCATCTGCTCCAACTAATCCAGCTCTGTCCATTGCAAACCTTACAGGCAGCTTTTGTAAGTCAACATCATGCACCACCTGCGGAATGGACATTGAACACATACGTTTGAGCACTGATTTTGAAGTTAATGTTACGGTGGTTACTGATCATGTATGTATGTCTTCACACTAAAACACATTGTCTCGTATAGAAAATTCTACACATGAAACACATCATTCTAGCATTTTGTCTTGACAATAAAACGCTATCCTACCTGGTCATAAGCCCTCTGCATGAATGATGAGTAGATTGCACAGAAAGGCTTAAGACCTTCACAAGCCAAACCCGCAGCAAATGTAACAGCATGCTGTTCTGCTATCCCCACGTCAAAGCATCTTGATGGGAAACGGCGATGGAAGATATTCATGCCAGTTCCACCTCCCATAGCAGCATGGATTGCAATAATGTCTTTGTCAGCTTCGGCTTCTGCAATCAAGGCCTCTGCAAAGTATGTGGTGTAAGACTGAGTTGCAGCCTTGGATTTGAATTGCTTCCCAGTTGGTGGGTCAAACTTGGTAACTCCTGCAAAAAACGAAACCAAGCCACACATATATATCCATCAGGAATACAAAGAGTCAAAGCCAATCGATCACTAaacaaaaatttttttttttttcagattattGAGAATTAATTAGTGATTGCTCCTTTACCATGGTACTTGTCTGCTGCCTTTTCTGCGTATGGGTATCCGCGGCCTTTTTCAGTGATAACATGGATCAGTACAGGACCAGTTATTTTAGTACTTTTCACTTCATTAAGAATGGCAACAAGATCATCTATGTTATGACCATCAACAGGACCAATATAGTAGAGTCCAAGCTCTTCAAAGAGCGTTGATCCAGAACCACTGATCATGCCACGAGCATACTCGTCAACTTTTGCAGCCAATTCATGCATAGGACCGCCAATTCGTTTAGTAACACCCTATTCATGACATCATTTTGTCAGTGTTCAGTTTGAGTATACTATGTTGCtgtaaatcataaaataatgaaGTTGTAATTACCCACCTTGGCAACCTCTCTCAATTCTCTAAGAGGCCTATTTGATTGTAATCTACTGAGAGCACTGCTCAAAGCTCCTACAGGTGGTATGGGTCCATCAAGAGTGGCAGTGGGCAAAGAGACCTGTTTGTTGTCATTCAGAATAACAATCATATCAGAATCAAGATATCCAGCATTGTTCATGGCTTCATAAGCTTGCCCTGCTGTCATGGCACCATCACCGATAACAGCAACCACGTTATTCTTTCTTCCCTTCAGATCTCTCCCAACAGCCATTCCTATTGGTTCAATAAAACTTCAAAAGTTAAAAGACAAATCACAAAATCCAATTGTTAAACACGAAGGAACAAACTAGTGCCACCTCTACACATTGTCAACATATAAAAATCTTTGCACTGTCAagcaattaaaaatcataataagCATGACATCCGAGATAACTACTAAAAAAGTCATTAAACTTATTGTGAATGAATGACAGTGTCAATTCATATGCTGTTTACTCATATTCTCTATTAAActgttttttttagttaaaactCAGAACAGACAGAAGAAGTACCAAGTCCTGCTGAAATAGTGGTTGAGCTGTGACCAGTGCCAAAACAATCATATTCACTCTCAGAACGCTTGGTGAACCCAGATAACCCATTTGTCTGCCTCATGGTATGCATCTTGTCCCTCCTACCAGTGAGTATCTTATGTGGGTAAGACTGCAGATTCACACAAGGTTGTCCAATTTAGAACAAGTAAATAACACCCATCCccaaaactaaatcaaaagcaCCAAGGAAGTTGATAACCAACCTGGTGACCAACGTCCCACAGTATCCTGTCCATAGGGGCATTGAAGACATAGTGGAGGGCAACAGTGAGTTCCACAACACCAAGGCTTGAGCCCAAATGCCCCCCGGTTCTAGAAACACTGAAAATAACGTCAGAACGCAGTTCATCCGCTAGTTGCTTCAGTTCCTGCATCAATCAACATCCCCTCTTTCTCATACTTTTTACAACTTCCGACAATAATAAAATTGCAATCTTTTTTATATCAAAACACGCAGCACAGATTTGAGATACATGCTTTCAGACAGTGTACCTTGGTAGAGAGATTTTTCATATGAACTGGATAGTTTATAGTGTCAAGAAGAGGAGTTGGCGGTCTCTGGGAATAGTACTCCCCACTCTCTGACATTGATGCATAAACCCCACTTGATATTTTCTTCGTCTACACACATAACACAACATACACATACCCTTTTATTCAGCAAtcgtaaaaaaggaaaaaagatggTCTGAAAGAAGGAGGAAGAGGCATTGCATGGAAAAACGGTAACCTGGTTGAGCCTGTGGGTGTGTTGAGAGTGAGGAGGGAAATGGAGGCCCCGTTGAGAGTGAGAAGGAAGAGGAAGTGATGTACGAGAATCAGAAGGTGCGGTTCGGGTAAGAAAAGAAGGGTAGGAAGAGAGCGCGTAGAGATCCATGGTGAGCAGAAAGGAGAAGTGAGGAGAATGGAATGCAAAAGAAGAATCTTTATAGAAGAGAAAGAGGTAGAAAGCCGGCACTAACAGTGACAGATTGTGGGGGATGGATGAATGAATGGAAatgtgatattatttttatatttgacatttgaaggaagaagaagaaggagagagagtgagagagaagACGTGTGTGAATGAGTGGCTGAGAGAGAGAGACGAAGTGAAATAAAGGAACAGAGAAGCATGGTTCGTGTGAGATTGAAGAAGGAAAGTGGGGAGAGGTGTttgtgatttaatttgtttaattgagTTGGGA contains:
- the LOC114177841 gene encoding heavy metal-associated isoprenylated plant protein 19, producing the protein MGKNKTFEQNKLITVEYKVAMYCNECERIVAKTIIKCKGVEKFITDMNKNRVVVTGRIDPMKVKKKLKKKTGKRVEIVCNKDEEEAKDESHESDKLVVMYQFALENDCCVETEAMMIFSDENPHACALM
- the LOC114177840 gene encoding probable 1-deoxy-D-xylulose-5-phosphate synthase, chloroplastic, encoding MDLYALSSYPSFLTRTAPSDSRTSLPLPSHSQRGLHFPPHSQHTHRLNQTKKISSGVYASMSESGEYYSQRPPTPLLDTINYPVHMKNLSTKELKQLADELRSDVIFSVSRTGGHLGSSLGVVELTVALHYVFNAPMDRILWDVGHQSYPHKILTGRRDKMHTMRQTNGLSGFTKRSESEYDCFGTGHSSTTISAGLGMAVGRDLKGRKNNVVAVIGDGAMTAGQAYEAMNNAGYLDSDMIVILNDNKQVSLPTATLDGPIPPVGALSSALSRLQSNRPLRELREVAKGVTKRIGGPMHELAAKVDEYARGMISGSGSTLFEELGLYYIGPVDGHNIDDLVAILNEVKSTKITGPVLIHVITEKGRGYPYAEKAADKYHGVTKFDPPTGKQFKSKAATQSYTTYFAEALIAEAEADKDIIAIHAAMGGGTGMNIFHRRFPSRCFDVGIAEQHAVTFAAGLACEGLKPFCAIYSSFMQRAYDQVVHDVDLQKLPVRFAMDRAGLVGADGPTHCGSFDVTFMACLPNMVVMAPSDEAELFHMVATAAAINDRPSCFRYPRGNGIGAELPTGNKGTPLEIGKGRVLIEGERVALLGYGSAVQNCLAAASLVERHGLRLTVADARFCKPLDCSLIRRLAKSHEVLITVEEGSIGGFGSHVAQFMALDGLLDGKLKWRPIVLPDRYIDHGSPADQLFMAGLTPSSIAATVFNILGQTREALEVIS